Sequence from the Cytophagia bacterium CHB2 genome:
TACGCAAATGCTCGAGCTGGCGATCGTAGAAAACGTGCAGCGCGAGGATTTGAACCCGATTGAGGAAGCTCTGGGTTATCAGAAATTAATCGAAGAATGCGATTTCACCCAGGAAGTGGTGGCGCAAAAAGTCGGCAAAGACCGCGTGACGATTGCAAACGCCCTGCGGCTGTTGAAACTCGCGGAGCCGATTCAAGAGAGCGTGAAGAAAGGCGAGTTATCTGCCGGCCATGCGCGCGCGATTTTGGCCGCGCCGGACAAGCAAAAGCAGCTTGCGCTGTGGAAGAAGACGATTAAGAATCAACTGAGCGTGCGGCAGGTGGAAAAACTCGCGCGCGCGGAAAATGGCGGCGCGGGTAAAGCTGCCAAGAAAAAAGCGCGCAACGTCACCGCAGATGTGCAGGAGGCGGAAGATATGTTGCGCCGCGCGTTGGGCACGCAAGTTCGCATTGAGAAGAAGGGCAAGGGCGGGACGATTGAAATCGAGTTTTATACCTCAGACGATCTTGAACGCATTCTCGAGTTGATTCAGAAGGGGTGAAGCATCTTCTCAACCTCCATGTTCGTTGCACACATTCCCCCCAAAACAAAAACTCCAATAGAGAATAACGGCGATATCAGTCGCCGCGTGAGAAAACTGCACATTGACACAGATGAAACACGGATTTTACTACTCGGAGAGTGAAATACTTTAATTTTTCCTTAATCAAAACCCGCTAAAATAGGGAATTTTCTTCATTTCTCAATTAAGCTTTATCATGCTCCGAGTAGTAAATAGACAAAGCGTTTAGACTCCAATTTTTCTGCTCTGAAATTGATGAGCAGCCTGACGTCTATTCCCATTGCTTCCTTCTCTTCTTCGTCATACCCCGCGCCAAACCACATAGATCCATCGAAATTTCACGTGCGGGTGCGCGATAACACAAACATTCCCCCCAAAAAGAAAATCATATTTCCCAACCACGCGCCAATGAGCGGCGGAAGTGAGCCGTTTTGGCCGAGTGATTGCCCGGTTTTGACCATGCCAAAATAGAGAAACGTAATAACCAGTGTGAGCGCCACGCCCACCGCGCCGCCGGAGCGCACACGCCCGGCAGCCAGCGGCGCGCCAAACAATACAATGATGAAGCTCGTGAAGGGAAAGGCAATTTTGAGATAAAGATCGACGTACCAGCGCTGCGGATCACCGCCGTTGTCGGCGACTTCTGCAATAAACTTGTTCAGCTCACGATACGACATTTCTTCGGGGTCCTTTTGCACTTTGACCAGCACTTGCGGCGTGAAAGAAAGCTGCGGCAATTGCAGCGTGTCGAACGGTGTTGCGGTTTCGCTTTCACCGGTAAACGTGCGTTGATACCCGTTGACCGCCTGCCAATACGTGCCGCGCCAATGCATCATTTTCGCATCGATGCGGTGC
This genomic interval carries:
- a CDS encoding ParB/RepB/Spo0J family partition protein, with product MATNRLGRGLQALIPELSNTDSGKLDAVREIEIAKISANPFQPRLEFDSARLAELKQSISQNGLITPITVRPHGSGYQLIAGERRLRAVQELGYKGVPAFVLDVKNDTQMLELAIVENVQREDLNPIEEALGYQKLIEECDFTQEVVAQKVGKDRVTIANALRLLKLAEPIQESVKKGELSAGHARAILAAPDKQKQLALWKKTIKNQLSVRQVEKLARAENGGAGKAAKKKARNVTADVQEAEDMLRRALGTQVRIEKKGKGGTIEIEFYTSDDLERILELIQKG